Proteins encoded in a region of the Coffea eugenioides isolate CCC68of chromosome 4, Ceug_1.0, whole genome shotgun sequence genome:
- the LOC113768622 gene encoding RHOMBOID-like protein 12, mitochondrial, translating to MQRLLSLKLLSKTSKTLSNNTTTTYSIYSKTSPFLPNTNSPSPQNNPFFSQYTSWTSYRPHNRVFSKEISNGFFSNPSNSTKLLILRNSPSTGQTIVTGLRAQFARRNFHSNFSFDSNRRSWFQRLTTDGVVLGLILTNVAVFLLWRIADPSFMKKNFMISLDNFRSGRIHTIITSAFSHIDIGHIISNMVGLYFFGTSVGITFGPTYLLKLYLAGAVGGSVFYLVHHALLAPSSKGKHMWSFDPSNVPGLGASGAVNAVMLLDIFLFPKKTLYFDFIIPVPAILLGIFLIGKDMLRIMEGDNRISGSAHLGGATVAAIAWARIRNGRFRF from the exons ATGCAGAGGCTTCTCTCACTAAAACTCCTCTCCAAAACCTCCAAAACCCTCTCCAACAACACAACCACAACCTACTCCATTTATTCAAAAACATCTCCTTTTCTCCCCAACACCAATAGCCCGTCTCCCCAAAACAATCCATTCTTCTCCCAGTACACCTCATGGACCTCGTATCGACCACACAACAGAgttttttcaaaagaaatttcAAATGGGTTTTTCTCAAATCCATCAAATTCTACAAAGCTGCTGATTTTGCGAAATTCCCCTTCAACGGGCCAAACCATAGTTACGGGCTTGAGAGCTCAATTTGCAAGAAGAAACTTTCAttctaatttttcctttgattccaATCGCCGTTCCTG GTTCCAACGGCTTACCACAGATGGTGTGGTTCTGGGACTAATTTTAACTAATGTAGCTGTTTTCCTGTTATGGCGCATTGCAGACCCATCATTTATGAAGAAGAATTTTATG ATTTCTTTGGACAACTTTAGAAGTGGAAGAATTCACACAATCATTACTTCTGCATTCAGTCATATTGACATCGGGCATATTATCTCTAACATGGTGGGGCTTTACTTTTTCGGAACAAGT GTGGGAATCACTTTTGGACCTACGTATTTGCTGAAACTATACCTAGCTGGAGCAGTTGGTGGCTCAGTTTTCTATCTAGTTCACCATGCTTTGTTGGCCCCATCCTCCAAG GGAAAACATATGTGGAGCTTTGACCCTTCAAATGTCCCTGGTCTG GGAGCAAGTGGGGCAGTTAATGCAGTAATGCTTCTTGATATTTTCCTCTTTCCAAAGAAGACTCTCTACTTCGACTTTATCATACCAGTTCCTGCAATCTTATTG GGAATCTTTCTTATTGGAAAAGACATGCTACGAATAATGGAG GGAGACAATCGAATCTCTGGATCTG